Proteins encoded in a region of the Paenibacillus pedocola genome:
- a CDS encoding response regulator, with the protein MKVLIVDDEKHVREAIRYFVPWEKHQIAGIYEATNGQEAIAIMQEQQPEIVFTDMRMPLMDGAELLEWLHTHYPNTKTIVISGYQDFNYVKPAIVYGGTDYLLKPLNSKQLIAAAEHAFQLWQEEEAERQQTLRQSMQLNVLRPLYWDKMLSDLVAGQVSFQELKHSLSEELGMPLFAAECRIAVLSLQGADCRLLQRFHGDVGLTSFVLVNVCNEVLASKQSGIAFRSWQAGAEIVVLLWSAVSEAEELMRGINGSIKQTYGVLMDIGLSYACEFPEGIQTAFHQARQGLNERNLLQREGRIHLYREIFNESGSVEDYAFETQLEKLNIAVLSGELDKMERVVEEWSVQLAGLPVLTESRLLRLQKEIAEALQRWRPEAEIHFELCYDHEGLFSARLWRDGMKALLQRLSQESPQPPDSRLVQEIREYLDQNYAKDMTLQHIAQRFFISRENVSRKFKQISGENLSDYLTGLRIDKAKTLLQNTNLRLSQISELVGYEDEKYFSRVFKKATGQTPREYRKQ; encoded by the coding sequence ATGAAGGTGCTGATAGTAGACGATGAGAAGCATGTGCGGGAGGCGATCCGCTATTTTGTGCCGTGGGAGAAGCATCAGATTGCCGGCATTTACGAAGCGACTAACGGGCAGGAAGCGATCGCGATTATGCAGGAGCAGCAGCCGGAGATTGTATTCACGGATATGCGCATGCCGCTGATGGATGGCGCAGAGCTGCTGGAATGGCTGCATACGCATTATCCGAATACGAAGACCATAGTCATCAGCGGCTATCAGGATTTCAACTATGTGAAGCCGGCGATTGTCTACGGGGGGACGGATTATTTGCTGAAGCCGCTCAACAGCAAGCAGCTGATCGCCGCGGCGGAGCATGCTTTTCAGCTGTGGCAGGAGGAAGAGGCGGAGCGGCAGCAGACCCTGCGCCAGAGTATGCAGCTGAATGTGCTGCGGCCGCTCTACTGGGATAAGATGCTCTCCGATCTGGTGGCAGGACAGGTGTCCTTTCAGGAGCTGAAGCATTCCCTAAGCGAAGAGCTGGGTATGCCGCTGTTTGCCGCAGAATGCAGAATAGCGGTGCTCTCTCTCCAGGGGGCAGACTGCCGGCTGCTGCAGAGATTTCACGGTGATGTGGGATTGACCTCCTTTGTGCTGGTGAATGTCTGTAATGAGGTGCTTGCATCGAAGCAGAGCGGCATCGCCTTCCGCAGCTGGCAGGCCGGTGCAGAGATTGTTGTTCTCCTCTGGTCAGCGGTTTCGGAGGCGGAAGAGTTGATGCGGGGGATCAACGGGTCGATTAAGCAGACCTATGGAGTGCTGATGGATATTGGACTCAGTTATGCTTGTGAGTTCCCCGAGGGGATACAAACGGCTTTTCACCAGGCACGGCAGGGGCTGAACGAGCGGAATCTGCTGCAGCGGGAAGGGCGGATTCACTTGTACCGGGAGATTTTCAACGAGAGTGGATCTGTAGAAGACTACGCCTTCGAAACGCAGCTGGAGAAGCTGAACATAGCAGTCCTCTCGGGTGAGCTGGACAAAATGGAGCGGGTAGTGGAGGAGTGGTCGGTTCAGCTGGCCGGTCTGCCTGTACTTACAGAGAGCCGGTTACTGCGGCTTCAGAAAGAGATTGCCGAGGCTCTGCAGCGCTGGCGGCCGGAGGCGGAGATCCATTTCGAGCTATGCTACGATCATGAGGGGTTATTCTCCGCCCGGCTTTGGCGGGATGGGATGAAGGCGCTGCTGCAGCGTTTATCACAGGAAAGCCCCCAGCCACCCGACAGCCGGCTTGTGCAGGAGATCCGGGAATATCTGGATCAGAACTATGCTAAGGACATGACGCTTCAGCATATTGCGCAGCGGTTTTTTATCAGCCGGGAGAATGTGTCCCGCAAGTTCAAGCAGATCAGCGGCGAGAACCTGTCAGATTATTTAACGGGCCTGAGAATAGATAAAGCCAAGACGCTGCTGCAGAACACCAATCTCCGGCTGTCGCAAATCTCGGAGCTGGTCGGCTATGAGGATGAGAAATATTTCAGCCGGGTATTCAAAAAAGCGACCGGACAGACGCCGCGCGAATACCGCAAGCAGTGA
- a CDS encoding sensor histidine kinase, with protein sequence MFRNSIRTRLMALVLLASVIPSGISVTFSYLYTKQSVTEQSVKQNTKLLTLGEANLSSYFSGMNQRALSLYSGINVPSSFYTSLLTAKDPGDLPAGTAAPDTRAIISTQMYNLFLSDQNTFQIHLYVRAAKQSNLLLGGLFRRESDKYVPPAVPGGTYRPFIEVTHMDHQYGMKSRFPNLKSGTVPVFSAHFPLYRTPSADVLADLSIDYRLSELEGIAKSMYNSDTERLYVLNEQGQALFASDPDWIGKQVSAGWSRLPGSRESGHFTWDKDGFEGIVLYRHIDAPLFKGNIIKLVPYEDLYADAKVITRFNTGIGVLFLILGGIVAVVISIGFTRPIKKLISFTQKVQIGQLDAHMDADREDEFGLLTRKITGMTRTINDLIVKEYKLELANKTNQLKALQAQVNPHFLYNALQSIASLSLRYNAPKVYDLIYSLGSMMRYSMNTERTQVPLRDELEHVQNYVILQTERFGEDNLQLDIDTDEAALDIVVPKMILQPIVENIFKHGFEDGVRGALITISCTLDEQDRLILAVKDNGKGMPRGRLEEITASLEHSGKGEYEEIGLYNVLARLRLQLSGETQLLLQSSEGQGVTVTLVIPLGS encoded by the coding sequence ATGTTCAGAAACAGCATCCGCACCCGGCTGATGGCGCTTGTGCTGCTGGCTTCGGTGATCCCGTCGGGGATCTCCGTCACGTTCTCATATCTCTACACCAAGCAGTCGGTGACCGAGCAGTCCGTGAAGCAGAATACGAAGCTGCTGACACTCGGGGAAGCTAATCTCAGCAGCTATTTCAGCGGGATGAACCAGCGGGCATTGTCGCTGTACAGCGGAATTAATGTGCCCAGCTCCTTTTATACGAGTCTGCTTACGGCAAAAGATCCGGGTGATCTGCCCGCAGGCACGGCTGCACCGGATACCCGGGCGATTATCTCTACCCAGATGTACAACCTGTTCCTCTCCGATCAGAACACATTTCAGATTCATCTGTATGTCAGAGCGGCGAAGCAGTCGAATCTGCTGCTTGGCGGGTTGTTCCGCCGGGAATCGGACAAATATGTGCCGCCGGCGGTTCCGGGAGGAACCTACCGGCCTTTTATAGAGGTAACCCATATGGATCACCAATACGGAATGAAGTCCCGGTTCCCGAATTTGAAATCAGGGACAGTTCCTGTCTTCTCGGCCCATTTTCCGCTCTACCGTACACCCAGCGCCGATGTGCTGGCTGATCTGTCGATCGATTACCGGCTCTCTGAATTGGAGGGGATTGCCAAATCGATGTACAATTCGGATACAGAACGCCTGTATGTGTTGAACGAACAGGGACAGGCGCTGTTTGCATCTGATCCTGACTGGATCGGGAAGCAGGTATCGGCCGGCTGGAGCCGGCTTCCCGGCAGCCGAGAGAGCGGACATTTCACCTGGGACAAAGACGGTTTCGAGGGAATTGTATTGTACCGGCATATTGACGCTCCCTTGTTCAAGGGTAATATTATCAAGCTGGTGCCTTACGAGGATTTGTACGCCGATGCAAAGGTCATTACCCGGTTCAATACTGGTATCGGCGTGCTGTTCCTGATTCTGGGCGGAATCGTCGCGGTGGTGATCTCCATCGGCTTCACAAGGCCGATCAAGAAGCTGATCTCCTTCACCCAGAAGGTGCAGATCGGCCAGCTGGATGCCCACATGGATGCCGACCGTGAGGATGAATTTGGCCTGCTGACCCGCAAAATCACCGGCATGACCCGCACGATCAACGATCTGATCGTCAAGGAATATAAGCTTGAGCTGGCCAATAAGACCAATCAGCTGAAGGCGCTGCAGGCCCAGGTTAATCCGCATTTCCTTTACAACGCTTTGCAGTCGATTGCCAGTCTGTCCTTGCGCTATAATGCGCCAAAGGTGTACGATCTCATCTATTCCCTTGGCAGCATGATGCGTTATTCGATGAATACCGAACGGACGCAGGTACCGCTGCGCGATGAGCTGGAGCATGTGCAGAATTACGTCATCCTGCAAACCGAGCGTTTCGGGGAAGACAATCTGCAGCTGGATATCGATACCGATGAGGCTGCCCTCGACATTGTCGTGCCTAAGATGATCCTGCAGCCGATCGTCGAGAATATTTTTAAGCACGGGTTCGAGGATGGAGTCCGCGGCGCGTTAATTACTATTTCCTGCACGCTTGATGAGCAGGACAGGCTGATTCTTGCCGTCAAGGATAACGGCAAGGGCATGCCCCGCGGGCGGCTGGAGGAAATCACCGCCAGTCTCGAGCATAGCGGCAAGGGCGAGTACGAAGAAATCGGCCTGTACAATGTGCTGGCCCGGCTGCGGCTGCAGCTGAGCGGCGAGACACAGCTGCTGCTGCAAAGCAGTGAGGGCCAGGGGGTTACCGTTACGCTGGTAATTCCTCTGGGCAGCTAG
- a CDS encoding carbohydrate ABC transporter permease — translation MRKALQLKRGWGQQIVFLGPCLLFFLTIVVTPFFLGFYYSSTDWNGLDLDKAVWTGAANWKRIFLNDDKFWESLLFTLRFTVVSVVAANALALLLAFLLMTTLKTKKVLRTIFFMPNVIGGILLGYIWQFIFTKGFATIGEITGISFFQLPWLGTPSTGFWGLVIVFVWQTAGYMMVIYIAALAGIPKDLIEAARIDGARAPQLFRSVYVPLIMPAITICLFLTTSNAFKMFDLNLSLTKGGPGTSTQSLAYNIYAEALINNRYGLGTAKALLFFVAVSLITVTQVWITKRKEVSA, via the coding sequence ATGAGAAAAGCTCTGCAGCTTAAACGGGGATGGGGCCAGCAAATTGTGTTCCTCGGACCCTGCCTGCTCTTTTTCCTGACCATTGTGGTCACGCCATTTTTTCTCGGCTTCTATTACTCCTCCACAGACTGGAACGGGCTGGATCTGGACAAAGCGGTCTGGACCGGCGCGGCCAACTGGAAACGGATTTTTCTGAATGATGATAAGTTTTGGGAATCCCTGCTCTTCACCCTGCGCTTCACGGTGGTGTCCGTAGTTGCCGCCAATGCACTGGCGCTGCTGCTGGCCTTCCTGCTGATGACGACACTGAAGACCAAAAAGGTGCTGCGGACGATTTTCTTCATGCCTAACGTAATCGGCGGCATTCTGCTCGGGTATATCTGGCAGTTTATTTTCACCAAAGGCTTCGCCACCATCGGAGAGATTACCGGCATTTCGTTCTTCCAGCTGCCATGGCTGGGCACACCAAGCACCGGCTTCTGGGGACTCGTCATCGTGTTCGTCTGGCAGACCGCCGGCTATATGATGGTAATCTATATCGCTGCACTGGCCGGAATTCCGAAGGATCTGATCGAAGCAGCCCGGATTGACGGCGCCCGCGCCCCGCAGCTGTTCCGAAGCGTCTATGTTCCATTGATTATGCCGGCTATCACCATCTGCCTGTTCCTGACTACCTCTAATGCATTTAAAATGTTCGACCTCAACCTGTCGCTGACCAAAGGCGGACCGGGAACCTCCACCCAGTCGCTGGCCTATAACATCTACGCAGAAGCGCTGATCAACAACCGTTACGGACTTGGCACCGCCAAGGCACTGCTGTTCTTCGTTGCTGTATCGCTGATTACGGTCACCCAGGTATGGATCACTAAACGGAAAGAGGTGTCGGCATAA
- a CDS encoding carbohydrate ABC transporter permease — MDTSRYRPKNFILEIFAILLALVFLSPFYLVLSNSVKSLKEILLDAASIPAIFHWDNYSKVWDAIDFPQAFWNSLSITILSVIFIVLFSSMAAYQIVRRPSRFNSFVFLLLVSAMIIPFQSLMLQLVRVTSILELRGELYGIVACYLGFGMPLSVFLFHGFIKSVPYELEEAARVDGSNPYGVFFRIVFPLLLPIIVTVIILNTLWIWNDYLLPVLVIGGNKDLTTLPVAVTKFFGQYTKKWDLALAGLVMAILPILLFFLSLQRYIVEGVTAGSVKG; from the coding sequence ATGGATACCAGCAGATACCGCCCGAAAAATTTCATTCTGGAGATATTCGCCATCCTTCTGGCGCTCGTCTTCCTGTCACCGTTCTATCTGGTGCTGAGCAACTCTGTCAAAAGCCTCAAAGAAATTCTGCTCGATGCCGCTTCCATCCCGGCAATCTTTCATTGGGATAATTACTCCAAGGTCTGGGATGCGATCGATTTTCCGCAGGCGTTCTGGAATTCTTTATCGATTACGATTCTGAGCGTTATCTTTATCGTACTGTTCAGCTCCATGGCTGCGTACCAGATTGTCAGAAGACCGTCGCGCTTCAACAGCTTTGTGTTCCTGCTGCTGGTGTCGGCGATGATCATTCCCTTCCAGTCGCTGATGCTGCAATTGGTGCGTGTTACCAGTATTCTGGAGCTGCGCGGTGAACTGTATGGGATTGTGGCCTGCTATCTCGGCTTCGGTATGCCGCTGTCGGTCTTCCTGTTCCACGGCTTCATTAAAAGTGTGCCTTATGAGCTGGAGGAAGCGGCCCGGGTGGACGGCTCGAACCCGTACGGCGTGTTCTTCCGGATTGTTTTCCCGCTCCTGCTTCCGATCATTGTTACAGTCATCATTCTGAACACCCTGTGGATCTGGAATGACTATCTGCTGCCGGTACTGGTTATCGGAGGGAATAAGGATTTGACTACTCTGCCTGTGGCCGTAACAAAATTCTTCGGTCAGTACACCAAGAAATGGGACCTCGCGCTGGCCGGACTGGTGATGGCGATCCTGCCCATTCTGCTGTTCTTCCTGTCGCTGCAGCGTTATATTGTGGAAGGTGTAACCGCCGGCTCCGTCAAAGGATAA
- a CDS encoding ABC transporter substrate-binding protein has translation MKRKSAFLIATACTMMIAGCGNGGNNNSGSNEAATNAPKESAAAEATAAPAKDVTIKMFQFKVEIAEQLNALAEEYEKETGVKVEVETHGGGEDYGALLKAEIASGSEPEIFNNGGYTALVPYMDRATDLSDQPWAANLIPTSKTPATVDGKLYGMPMNVEGYGLIYNKDLFAKAGITEEPKTLSQLKDAAAKLKAAGITPFEATNEWWSMGIHLVNVGLAHQPDPKKFIEDVKAGTATIKGNAVFEQWLDLVDVIFDNAQDNKMTTDYATQVAEFASGKAAMMMQGNWTQGDIDKIDPALNLGLLPLPISDEEGTILVGVPNNYIVNSKSAHPEEAKAFLNWLVTSETGKKYITQEFKFIPAETDITADAADIGQVAVAVQEKSDTALGWNWDMFPDGVTQGFGAAMQEYLGGQVDRDQLLEKLDKAVQDIVKQ, from the coding sequence ATGAAAAGAAAATCCGCATTCCTTATCGCAACCGCTTGCACCATGATGATCGCAGGCTGCGGCAACGGCGGCAATAATAATTCCGGGAGCAATGAAGCTGCCACGAATGCGCCAAAAGAGTCAGCAGCGGCTGAAGCAACAGCAGCTCCTGCCAAAGATGTGACGATCAAAATGTTCCAGTTCAAGGTCGAAATCGCTGAACAGCTGAATGCGCTGGCCGAAGAATATGAGAAGGAAACCGGCGTCAAGGTAGAAGTGGAAACGCATGGCGGCGGTGAAGACTACGGCGCTTTGCTGAAGGCGGAAATTGCTTCCGGCTCTGAACCGGAAATTTTCAACAACGGCGGCTATACAGCCCTGGTCCCTTATATGGATCGTGCTACGGATTTGTCCGACCAGCCTTGGGCGGCTAATCTGATTCCAACCTCCAAAACTCCGGCCACAGTCGACGGTAAGCTGTACGGCATGCCGATGAACGTTGAAGGATACGGTCTTATTTATAACAAGGACCTGTTTGCCAAAGCCGGGATTACCGAAGAGCCTAAAACCCTGTCCCAGCTGAAGGATGCTGCTGCCAAGCTCAAAGCCGCCGGCATCACTCCGTTCGAAGCTACCAATGAGTGGTGGTCGATGGGGATTCACCTGGTTAACGTAGGTCTGGCCCACCAGCCTGATCCGAAGAAATTCATCGAGGATGTCAAAGCAGGAACCGCGACCATTAAAGGCAATGCCGTATTCGAGCAGTGGCTGGATCTGGTTGACGTGATCTTCGACAATGCCCAGGACAACAAAATGACAACCGACTATGCTACACAGGTTGCAGAATTCGCCTCCGGTAAAGCAGCAATGATGATGCAGGGTAACTGGACGCAGGGCGATATCGATAAAATCGATCCGGCGCTGAACCTGGGCCTCCTCCCTCTGCCGATCAGCGATGAAGAAGGTACGATTCTCGTCGGTGTGCCGAACAACTATATCGTGAACAGCAAATCCGCGCATCCGGAAGAAGCCAAAGCGTTCCTGAACTGGCTGGTGACTTCGGAAACCGGCAAGAAATATATCACTCAGGAATTCAAGTTTATCCCGGCTGAAACGGACATTACAGCAGACGCTGCTGACATCGGCCAGGTTGCTGTAGCTGTACAAGAGAAATCCGACACCGCCCTCGGCTGGAACTGGGATATGTTCCCTGACGGCGTGACCCAAGGCTTCGGCGCTGCTATGCAGGAATACCTGGGCGGACAGGTTGACCGCGATCAGCTGCTTGAGAAGCTGGATAAAGCCGTGCAGGATATTGTGAAGCAATAA
- a CDS encoding Nramp family divalent metal transporter: protein MEQTAVETPAIIKTHKNKTSAQAVLNGDVRGLKRLLPFLGPAFIASVAYLDPGNFATNITAGSKYGYLLLWVIAASNLMAVLIQALSAKLGIATGKNLPEVARERFPKGAAIFLWIQSELVIIATDLAEFIGAALGLYLLFGIPMLPAALITAAGSFAILELQRRGYRTLEAGIAAMVMVVVLAFAFQVIMAKPDAGAVVAGIFTPGFQGVDSVLLAAGILGATVMPHAIYLHSSLTQSRVVGANDKEKKQIFKWEMIDIVIAMVIAGAVNMAMVIVAAALFFKNGLVVEDLDVAFEQFRQLAGPVTAISFGLGLLIAGLSSSSVGTMAGDVVMQGFINKRINLYLRRAITILPPLAIIAFGINATSALVMSQVILSFGIAFALIPLVIFTSNRQIMNGLVNHKITTILGWIISALVVSLNLFLILEMFI from the coding sequence ATGGAGCAAACAGCGGTGGAGACACCTGCAATAATAAAAACTCATAAAAATAAGACTTCGGCGCAAGCTGTACTAAACGGAGATGTCAGAGGCCTGAAACGGCTGCTTCCATTCTTAGGCCCGGCATTTATTGCTTCGGTGGCTTATCTGGATCCTGGGAATTTCGCCACGAATATTACAGCAGGCTCGAAATACGGCTACTTGCTCTTATGGGTAATCGCCGCATCGAACTTGATGGCTGTACTGATTCAAGCATTATCCGCCAAGCTGGGGATTGCTACAGGCAAGAATCTGCCAGAGGTGGCGCGGGAGAGGTTCCCGAAGGGCGCAGCGATCTTCCTGTGGATCCAAAGCGAGCTGGTCATTATCGCTACGGATTTAGCGGAGTTTATCGGGGCGGCACTCGGACTGTATCTGCTGTTCGGCATTCCGATGCTGCCTGCCGCTTTGATTACTGCAGCCGGTTCGTTCGCCATATTGGAGCTGCAGCGGCGCGGCTACCGGACGCTTGAAGCCGGGATTGCCGCTATGGTAATGGTCGTCGTCCTGGCCTTTGCGTTCCAGGTCATTATGGCGAAGCCGGATGCTGGGGCTGTTGTTGCCGGAATCTTCACTCCGGGATTCCAGGGTGTGGACAGCGTACTGCTGGCAGCAGGTATTCTTGGCGCAACCGTCATGCCGCATGCGATCTATCTCCATTCCTCGCTGACGCAGAGCCGTGTGGTCGGAGCCAACGATAAAGAGAAGAAACAGATTTTTAAATGGGAAATGATCGATATTGTGATTGCCATGGTGATTGCCGGTGCAGTAAATATGGCGATGGTGATTGTAGCTGCTGCTTTATTCTTCAAAAACGGGCTGGTGGTAGAAGATCTGGATGTCGCCTTCGAACAGTTCCGCCAGCTGGCCGGGCCGGTTACCGCAATCTCGTTTGGCCTCGGCCTCCTGATTGCCGGACTGTCTAGCTCCTCTGTGGGGACGATGGCCGGAGATGTGGTCATGCAGGGCTTCATCAATAAAAGAATCAATCTGTATCTGCGGCGGGCGATAACCATCCTTCCTCCGCTGGCGATTATCGCGTTCGGCATTAATGCAACAAGTGCTCTGGTTATGAGTCAGGTTATCCTGTCCTTCGGGATTGCTTTTGCCTTAATTCCGCTGGTGATCTTCACCAGTAACCGCCAGATTATGAACGGGCTGGTCAACCACAAGATAACCACTATTCTCGGCTGGATCATCTCGGCGCTGGTGGTGTCGCTGAACCTGTTCCTGATTTTGGAGATGTTCATCTAA
- a CDS encoding tetratricopeptide repeat protein has protein sequence MTTDEQQQQRYRFSEAPFWELQRSYYEQLGMQAWTNDQVPQYITSNPMIGTAYAEMILGFLQDRTAEGEPEEPVIILEMGAGAGRLAFHVLQKLTELIEYAGIALPPFKYVMSDLPLKNITGWQQHPGLVPFVEQGILDFAQFDAVADGELKLIGSGTVIRPGDLKQPLLVIANYFFDSIQQELLYVDEGKIFDCEVSLRYPDNAADLTTSQVLKEIVPEYHYSRAAGYEEQAYPYHEVISHYQQNLEDTHILFPAAALACMERLDKLSGAGFVLLTADKGDHRLENWKFADPPKLMHHGSISLTANYHAMQYYFEQKGALSLFTPHHYKNLNVGCILMLKDPQAHVQTRLAYRRFVERFGPDDFFSLKMWVDQNYDSIGLQALLGFWRLGGYDAELFIQSAERISALLPDANDEELIDLQLGIQVMWNGYYPMPQKYDLALDSGLVLFEMDQYKEARWFLERSLQESDEEPVVTVLYCLAICCYELQDDAGALDYTRRALVLEPEHEEALDLLAALSEG, from the coding sequence ATGACAACAGATGAACAACAACAACAACGCTACCGCTTCAGTGAGGCGCCGTTCTGGGAGCTGCAGCGCAGTTATTATGAGCAGCTCGGGATGCAGGCCTGGACGAATGATCAGGTGCCGCAATATATTACCAGCAACCCGATGATCGGAACTGCCTATGCGGAGATGATCCTCGGATTTCTGCAGGACCGGACTGCTGAGGGGGAACCGGAGGAGCCGGTTATCATCCTGGAGATGGGAGCGGGGGCAGGCCGCCTTGCATTCCATGTATTGCAGAAGCTAACTGAATTGATTGAATATGCGGGTATAGCCCTGCCTCCGTTCAAATATGTCATGAGCGACCTTCCGCTCAAAAATATAACCGGATGGCAGCAGCATCCCGGGCTGGTTCCTTTTGTAGAACAGGGAATCCTTGATTTTGCACAGTTTGATGCTGTGGCTGATGGAGAGTTGAAGCTTATCGGGAGCGGCACAGTAATCCGGCCCGGCGATCTGAAGCAGCCGCTGCTGGTCATCGCGAATTACTTCTTCGACAGTATTCAGCAGGAGCTGCTGTATGTGGATGAAGGCAAGATATTTGACTGCGAGGTGTCCCTGCGCTACCCGGACAATGCCGCTGACCTGACCACTTCCCAGGTGCTCAAAGAGATCGTACCGGAATACCATTACAGCCGTGCAGCCGGCTATGAAGAGCAGGCTTACCCGTATCATGAGGTAATTTCGCACTATCAGCAGAATCTGGAGGATACCCATATTCTGTTTCCGGCTGCGGCGCTGGCTTGTATGGAGCGGCTGGACAAGCTGTCCGGGGCAGGTTTTGTGCTGCTGACTGCCGATAAGGGTGATCACCGGCTGGAGAACTGGAAATTTGCCGATCCACCGAAGCTGATGCACCACGGAAGTATTTCGCTGACCGCCAATTATCACGCGATGCAGTACTATTTTGAGCAAAAGGGTGCCTTGTCGCTGTTCACCCCGCATCATTACAAGAACCTGAATGTCGGTTGTATTCTAATGCTGAAGGACCCGCAGGCCCATGTGCAGACGCGGCTGGCTTACCGGCGGTTTGTCGAGCGCTTCGGACCGGATGACTTCTTCAGCCTGAAGATGTGGGTTGACCAGAACTACGACTCGATCGGCCTGCAGGCGCTGCTGGGCTTCTGGCGTCTGGGCGGATACGATGCCGAGCTGTTCATCCAGAGTGCAGAGCGGATTTCGGCCCTGCTGCCCGATGCCAATGATGAGGAGCTGATTGATCTTCAGCTGGGCATACAGGTAATGTGGAACGGCTATTATCCGATGCCGCAGAAATATGATCTGGCCCTGGACAGCGGACTGGTGCTGTTCGAAATGGACCAGTACAAGGAAGCCCGCTGGTTCCTGGAACGTTCGCTGCAGGAGAGCGATGAGGAGCCGGTCGTAACAGTGCTCTACTGTCTGGCTATTTGCTGCTATGAGCTGCAGGACGATGCAGGTGCGCTGGATTATACGCGCCGTGCCCTCGTCCTGGAACCGGAGCATGAGGAAGCACTGGATCTGCTGGCTGCACTCAGCGAAGGCTAA
- a CDS encoding stalk domain-containing protein, whose translation MNHFVHRVRALLIFILVAAISAGTAFAPARASAAEIRGEQLLPLFINDSYVLFPGKLAPYIKDNKLMMPIRAFSDVIGARLTYNSTEKSYTFSFMGQSVSGLKAGVMNAVFDNGLEAPLGVKPEVKEGTLFVPMSSVLETSKSIRWENMGNWINKLAGVIQGRRGVTLPQNTPVQQQVPFVYTLETFNNLHPLFPVRLNQTAITGGGYKLLLETLNNAPFILGKNSVVLELVAVDFKGSSKALKGIGPEAKTVTAGASSFTFNVPTEAEYVIFRSHTK comes from the coding sequence ATGAACCATTTCGTGCACAGAGTCCGGGCTTTGCTGATCTTCATACTGGTTGCTGCAATAAGTGCAGGTACAGCATTCGCGCCCGCCAGGGCTTCCGCCGCAGAGATCAGAGGAGAGCAGCTGCTCCCGCTGTTTATTAACGACAGTTATGTACTGTTTCCGGGCAAGCTGGCTCCTTATATCAAGGACAATAAGCTGATGATGCCGATCCGGGCGTTCTCCGATGTTATCGGTGCAAGACTGACTTATAATTCCACGGAGAAGAGCTATACCTTTTCTTTTATGGGCCAATCGGTCAGCGGACTGAAAGCCGGAGTGATGAACGCCGTATTCGACAATGGTCTTGAAGCGCCGCTTGGTGTTAAGCCGGAGGTGAAGGAAGGGACGCTGTTCGTTCCGATGAGCTCGGTGCTGGAGACCTCAAAGTCCATCCGTTGGGAGAATATGGGGAACTGGATCAATAAGCTTGCCGGAGTTATCCAGGGCAGACGGGGGGTAACCTTGCCGCAGAATACGCCTGTACAACAGCAGGTTCCTTTTGTCTATACACTAGAGACGTTTAACAATTTACATCCGTTATTTCCGGTACGGTTAAACCAGACTGCGATTACAGGCGGCGGATATAAGCTGCTATTAGAAACACTGAATAACGCTCCGTTCATTTTGGGCAAAAATAGTGTAGTATTGGAATTGGTTGCAGTGGATTTCAAAGGCAGCAGCAAGGCATTGAAAGGAATAGGGCCAGAAGCCAAGACGGTAACAGCCGGGGCCTCCTCCTTTACCTTTAATGTGCCTACAGAGGCGGAATATGTTATTTTCCGTTCGCATACGAAGTAA